One Vigna unguiculata cultivar IT97K-499-35 chromosome 11, ASM411807v1, whole genome shotgun sequence DNA window includes the following coding sequences:
- the LOC114169964 gene encoding uncharacterized protein LOC114169964, giving the protein MAIVESVGKIPLQDPPEEEFSAADLTWTKFGTGEHHDVVALIPYDRVDAFIIGECSNVECPTRFHIERGRKRTIGSLKEYKDDEYLEYRLYWCSFGPENYGEGGGILPSRRYRLNTRNRAARPQSMRGCTCHFVVKRLYARPSLALIIYNERRHVNKSGFICHGPLDRDAIGPGAKKIPYIGNEIQQQTMSMIYLGIPEENILEKHIEGIQRYCGSDAKVNSLASQYVHKLGMIIKRSTHELDLDDQASIRMWIERNRKSVFFHQDTSESGPFILGIQTEWQLQQMIRFGHRSVIAADSTFGVKRLKYPLFTVLVFDSRQHALPVAWVITRSFAKPDVSKWLKALIDRARSVEPGWKVSGFLIDDAAAEIDLLRDIFCCPVLFSLWRVRRSWLRNIVKKCSTIEVQREIFKRLGTIVYSIWGGINTAQALEQFMLDYVDQTTFMEYFKTSWLPKLEMWLSTMRNFQLASQEASGALEAYHVKLKAKLFDDSHLGALQRVDWLVHKLTTELHSSYWLDRYADESDSFQNVKEKYILSTSWHRALQIPDYAVTLDDRDHLFAKVVSQKNSSLTHLVWNPGSEFAFCDCSWSMQGNLCKHVIKVNMICENLKGYQSSMSFRSFEEVLMDLWRKPVDDSFALDLSLACTHQMLDQIQKLVELNNSTDIGIVVNNMPLKWVSKKSRTCIGKPSSSLAIPHGSSNTKSVVVHKKNRKRKRLSRLR; this is encoded by the exons ATGGCTATAGTTGAATCAGTAGGGAAAATTCCCCTGCAAGACCCACCTGAGGAGGAGTTTAGTGCTGCTGACTTGACTTGGACCAAGTTTGGCACTGGTGAGCACCATGATGTGGTTGCCCTTATTCCCTATGACAGAGTTGATGCTTTTATAATTGGTGAATGCTCGAATGTGGAGTGCCCCACTCGGTTTCATATTGAGAGAGGAAGGAAACGAACTATTGGAAGCTTGAAGGAGTACAAGGATGATGAGTATCTTGAGTACAGGCT GTACTGGTGCTCGTTTGGACCAGAAAATTATGGGGAGGGAGGAGGTATATTACCAAGTCGAAGGTATAGACTTAACACTCGAAATCGTGCTGCTAGGCCTCAATCTATGCGAGGTTGTACTTGTCATTTTGTTGTCAAACGTCTTTATGCTCGTCCATCCCTTGCACTTATTATATACAATGAGAGGCGTCATGTTAACAAGTCTGGTTTCATCTGCCATGGACCACTTGATAGAGATGCCATTGGTCCTGGTGCCAAAAAGATTCCTTATATAGGCAACGAAATTCAGCAGCAAACTATGTCCATGATATATCTGGGCATCCCAGAAGAGAATATCTTGGAGAAACACATAGAAGGAATTCAACGATATTGTGGCTCAGATGCAAAAGTAAATAGTCTTGCTTCTCAGTATGTCCACAAGCTAGGGATGATTATCAAAAGGTCTACCCATGAGCTGGATCTAGATGATCAAGCTAGCATCCGCATGTGGATTGAGCGCAATAGAAAGTCTGTATTTTTTCACCAAGATACTTCAGAGTCTGGCCCTTTCATCTTGGGGATCCAGACAGAATGGCAGCTGCAACAAATGATTCGCTTTGGTCATCGAAGTGTTATTGCGGCAGACTCTACTTTTGGTGTGAAGAGACTGaaa TATCCGTTGTTCACGGTACTTGTTTTTGATTCAAGACAACATGCACTTCCTGTTGCATGGGTCATTACACGTAGCTTTGCAAAGCCTGATGTGTCCAAGTGGCTGAAAGCTTTAATTGATCGAGCTCGTAGTGTTGAGCCTGGATGGAAAGTCAGTGGATTTTTAATTGATGATGCTGCAGCTGAAATTGATCTTTTGAG AGATATATTTTGCTGTCCTGTGCTATTTTCACTGTGGCGTGTCCGTAGATCATGGCTTAGGAATATTGTTAAGAAATGCAGTACTATTGAGGTTCAGCGGGAGATTTTTAAGCGTCTTGGTACAATAGTGTACAGTATTTGGGGAGGCATTAATACAGCACAGGCCTTAGAACAGTTCATGTTGGATTATGTTGATCAGACTACTTTCATGGAATACTTCAAAACCTCCTGGTTGCCCAAGCTTG AAATGTGGCTTTCAACAATGAGAAATTTTCAATTAGCCAGCCAGGAAGCATCTGGAGCATTAGAAGCCTATCATGTTAAACTGAAAGCCAAACTTTTTGATGACTCACATCTTGGAGCCCTGCAAAGAGTAGATTGGTTAGTTCACAAGTTGACAACTGAGTTGCATTCAAGCTACTGGCTTGATCGCTATGCTGATGAAAGTGACTCTTTCCAGAATgtgaaggaaaaatatattcTCTCTACATCATGGCATCGAGCACTTCAAATTCCAGACTATGCTGTTACCTTGGATGATAGAGACCACCTCTTTGCCAAGGTTGTGAGCCAAAAAAATAGTAGCTTAACTCATCTAGTGTGGAATCCGGGATCTGAATTTGCATTCTGTGATTGTTCTTGGTCAATGCAAGGTAATCTTTGCAAGCATGTCATCAAAGTAAACATGATTTGTGAAAATCTTAAAGGTTATCAATCTTCCATGTCTTTCCGGTCTTTTGAAGAGGTTTTGATGGATTTATGGAGAAAACCAGTGGATGATTCATTTGCATTGGATCTTTCATTGGCGTGCACCCATCAGATGCTAGATCAAATCCAAAAACTTGTTGAACTGAACAATTCTACTGATATTGGCATTGTAGTTAACAATATGCCTCTGAAATGGGTTTCTAAGAAAAGCAGAACTTGCATTGGCAAACCATCGTCAAGTTTGGCTATTCCTCATGGTAGCAGTAACACAAAAAGTGTTGTTGTGCACAAGAAGAACCGGAAACGGAAAAGATTGTCACGATTAAGATGA